Proteins from a genomic interval of Clostridium scatologenes:
- a CDS encoding PEP/pyruvate-binding domain-containing protein — MYVVDLNHVRKDDILKVGGKGANLGEMIKAGINVPEGFCITSKAYFSYIGENNIHTKIEELLKKAYKNEDKLDIYAGKIEEIIIQGKISESMKHEIIEYYTRLGKNIRVAVRSSATTEDLLEASFAGQQETFLNVYKIEDVFDKIKRCWASLWTTRAIKYRQQMGFDKEKISIAIVVQIMIEGQISGVLFTVNPTTNSKNEIMINSAYGLGEGVVSGTVTPDTYICLKNKSKVLKKYKGSKEISIVYDNVKGIKSIENSKEKRDAFTLNENYIKKLVSTGIDIEKYYGFPQDIEWTIKNDNLYILQARAITTLKHSATKIAKNTINNFIEYCPVVPYPLDFQPLLIMGEEKANVFKKIGMKMESELDMKDDGEFVIKESKLKPTIKILKIPFIFKKFMNEKNNITETEKFNKNMLLRIQKLENKKLSNCTLQELGILLQDIMKIIHEIGYVRFRYSIFPQVILGKIIEHKLKKIDKSLTEYDLLSGLKYKTWLVNEELKELSQNAKDNRDIHEFINNDISDKDEKIIMNELKEKWPGYYEQVKRFLKKNGWKSSMSYIPFSTKSWNEDLRGFLFIIKVMMQSEKNKFDTDKYRNIEEKIIEKFGKYKSERFLKQIGVYRYNHVKREESLYMIETCYGLSRGIVKEILIRIPNVLESEKDILYLTLDEVYSVCKMPKNNIQELKKKICIRKRARIKNMALWNNCEFIDEKLDCKILKGLSGSKGRISGKACIVNSVKEFNKLKKGDILVCKFTDPVWTPLFSIAKAVVTDSGGPLSHSAIVAREYGIPAVLGVGNATVLLKDGDEIVVDGDKGEVIF; from the coding sequence ATGTATGTTGTTGATTTAAATCATGTAAGAAAAGATGATATTTTAAAAGTTGGAGGAAAAGGCGCAAATTTAGGAGAAATGATTAAAGCTGGTATCAACGTACCAGAAGGCTTTTGTATAACAAGTAAAGCTTATTTTAGCTATATAGGAGAAAATAATATACACACTAAAATAGAGGAATTATTAAAAAAAGCTTATAAAAATGAGGATAAGCTTGATATATATGCTGGTAAGATTGAAGAAATTATTATACAAGGTAAAATATCAGAAAGTATGAAACACGAAATTATAGAATACTATACAAGGTTAGGAAAAAACATAAGAGTTGCTGTTCGTTCTTCAGCAACGACAGAAGATTTGCTAGAAGCTAGTTTTGCAGGGCAACAGGAAACTTTTTTAAATGTATATAAAATAGAAGATGTATTTGATAAGATAAAAAGATGCTGGGCATCGCTTTGGACTACAAGAGCTATTAAGTATAGACAACAAATGGGCTTTGATAAAGAAAAAATTTCTATTGCTATTGTAGTACAAATTATGATAGAAGGGCAAATATCAGGAGTATTATTTACAGTAAATCCTACTACAAATAGTAAAAATGAAATAATGATCAATTCTGCTTATGGACTTGGTGAAGGGGTCGTATCTGGCACGGTAACACCAGATACTTATATTTGTTTGAAAAATAAGAGTAAGGTACTTAAAAAATACAAAGGTAGCAAAGAAATATCAATTGTCTATGACAATGTTAAAGGTATCAAAAGTATTGAAAATTCTAAAGAAAAAAGAGATGCTTTTACATTAAACGAAAATTATATTAAAAAGCTTGTTTCTACAGGAATAGATATAGAAAAATATTATGGATTTCCACAGGATATAGAGTGGACTATTAAAAATGATAATTTATATATACTGCAGGCAAGGGCAATTACTACTTTAAAGCATAGTGCAACAAAGATAGCTAAAAATACAATAAATAATTTTATAGAATACTGTCCTGTAGTTCCATATCCTTTGGATTTTCAACCTTTACTAATTATGGGTGAAGAAAAGGCAAATGTATTTAAAAAGATAGGAATGAAAATGGAAAGTGAATTAGATATGAAAGATGATGGTGAATTTGTTATAAAAGAATCTAAGCTTAAACCAACCATTAAAATCTTAAAAATTCCTTTTATATTTAAAAAATTTATGAATGAAAAAAATAATATAACGGAAACAGAAAAATTTAATAAAAACATGTTATTAAGGATACAAAAGTTAGAAAATAAAAAACTTAGTAATTGTACATTGCAAGAACTTGGAATTTTATTGCAAGATATTATGAAAATTATTCATGAAATTGGTTATGTTCGATTTAGATATAGTATATTTCCACAAGTAATATTAGGAAAAATAATTGAACACAAACTTAAAAAAATTGATAAAAGTCTTACAGAATATGATTTACTATCTGGATTAAAATATAAAACATGGTTAGTTAATGAAGAGCTTAAAGAATTATCTCAAAATGCAAAGGATAATAGAGATATACATGAGTTTATTAATAATGATATATCAGATAAAGATGAAAAAATAATTATGAATGAATTAAAAGAAAAATGGCCTGGATACTATGAACAAGTTAAGAGATTTCTGAAAAAAAATGGATGGAAGTCTTCAATGTCTTATATACCTTTTTCAACTAAAAGCTGGAATGAAGATTTAAGAGGTTTTTTATTTATAATTAAAGTAATGATGCAAAGTGAAAAAAATAAATTTGATACTGATAAATATAGAAACATTGAAGAAAAAATTATAGAAAAATTTGGAAAATATAAAAGTGAAAGATTTTTAAAACAGATAGGGGTTTATAGATATAATCATGTGAAAAGAGAGGAAAGCTTATACATGATTGAAACATGCTATGGATTAAGTAGAGGCATAGTTAAAGAAATTCTTATAAGGATACCCAATGTTTTAGAAAGTGAAAAAGATATATTGTATTTGACTTTAGACGAAGTTTACAGTGTATGTAAAATGCCAAAGAATAATATTCAAGAATTAAAGAAAAAAATTTGTATAAGAAAAAGAGCAAGAATAAAAAACATGGCATTATGGAATAATTGTGAATTTATAGATGAAAAATTAGATTGTAAAATACTTAAAGGTTTATCTGGAAGTAAAGGAAGAATTTCAGGAAAAGCATGTATTGTAAATAGTGTGAAAGAATTTAACAAGTTGAAAAAAGGAGATATTTTAGTATGTAAATTTACAGATCCAGTTTGGACTCCTCTTTTTTCAATTGCTAAAGCTGTAGTAACAGACAGCGGAGGACCACTATCTCACAGTGCTATTGTTGCTAGGGAATATGGTATACCAGCAGTGCTTGGAGTAGGAAATGCCACAGTTCTTTTAAAGGATGGAGATGAAATTGTAGTTGATGGGGATAAAGGAGAGGTGATATTTTAA
- a CDS encoding DUF6110 family protein, whose translation MKNIFGKERSLIFAGGVLVGTLGLSLLKSKTAKNFYVKTLAGGMKIRNDAQNLYETIREDAEDMCYEASKQALEEEKSCCCDSEK comes from the coding sequence ATGAAAAACATTTTTGGAAAAGAAAGATCATTAATATTTGCAGGAGGAGTTTTAGTTGGAACTTTAGGATTAAGTCTTTTAAAAAGTAAAACAGCTAAAAACTTTTATGTTAAGACATTAGCTGGCGGCATGAAAATTAGAAATGATGCTCAAAATTTATATGAAACAATAAGAGAAGATGCAGAAGATATGTGCTATGAAGCAAGTAAACAAGCTTTAGAAGAAGAAAAAAGCTGCTGCTGCGATAGTGAAAAATAA
- a CDS encoding metal-sensing transcriptional repressor: protein MKQCMDTANLHRRLKKIIGQVQAVDRMIDEDVPCEDVLSQINAAKSALHKCGQIVLEGHIKHCVRDGIEHGDADKTIESFTKAVERFANMT, encoded by the coding sequence ATGAAACAATGTATGGATACAGCTAATCTGCATAGAAGATTAAAAAAAATTATAGGGCAGGTTCAGGCAGTAGACCGAATGATAGATGAAGATGTTCCATGTGAGGATGTTCTTTCACAGATTAATGCGGCTAAATCTGCATTACACAAATGTGGGCAGATAGTTTTGGAAGGGCATATAAAGCACTGCGTACGAGATGGAATCGAGCATGGTGATGCAGATAAGACAATTGAGAGTTTTACTAAAGCAGTTGAACGCTTTGCAAATATGACTTAA
- a CDS encoding class I SAM-dependent methyltransferase: MSEIAKRLNQCKKPNGELGKIIADDMNKSHFELTGWGLQKININTKDTILDIGCGGGRTVNRLAGMAKEGKIFGIDYSIDCVKWSKDYNEKLIKDGKVEIIHASVEKIPFEDNKFDVISAVETIYFWPDLVENLKEVKRVLKPLGKLVIICEMYSSEKFKERNDEFVSTSNMKIYTPGELKDIVEVAGYNNIKIDFIEEKNWLCCIGEK, encoded by the coding sequence ATGAGTGAAATTGCAAAAAGATTAAATCAATGCAAGAAGCCTAATGGTGAATTAGGAAAAATTATAGCAGATGATATGAATAAATCACATTTTGAATTAACTGGATGGGGTCTTCAAAAGATAAATATAAATACTAAGGATACTATCTTAGATATTGGCTGTGGTGGAGGTAGAACAGTAAATAGATTGGCTGGCATGGCAAAGGAAGGTAAAATTTTTGGTATAGATTACTCAATAGATTGTGTAAAATGGTCAAAGGATTATAATGAAAAGTTGATAAAGGATGGGAAAGTTGAAATTATTCATGCTAGTGTAGAAAAAATTCCTTTTGAAGATAATAAATTTGATGTTATATCTGCAGTAGAAACTATTTATTTTTGGCCTGATTTGGTTGAAAATCTTAAAGAAGTAAAAAGAGTTTTAAAACCATTAGGAAAGCTTGTTATAATATGTGAAATGTATTCTAGTGAAAAATTTAAAGAAAGAAACGATGAATTTGTTTCTACATCGAATATGAAAATATATACGCCAGGAGAACTTAAAGATATAGTAGAAGTGGCTGGTTACAACAATATAAAAATAGATTTTATAGAAGAAAAAAATTGGCTTTGCTGTATAGGTGAAAAATAG
- a CDS encoding helix-turn-helix domain-containing protein, with amino-acid sequence MNSINRDKQLYAGEVDVIRRGDDCTIYRINNSYGNAIITRYSVFPGIELIHNDVNTQWISVDEEQPKNIFQINYCKEGIVECKTIKEGYLYISKGNLVINQKYNIKNDYKFPLKHFYGITVNVNLDEAPKCLSCILEEVSVNLLELKNKFCKNDKRFLVIKEDESIEHIFLELYSVSEKIRKGYHKVKILELFLFLNSFGQKKLKESKNYYSKRYIDVIKEIKEHLTIHLSEKITLDELSVRFKIPLTTMKFVFKEIYGDSIYSFIKSYKMQKAAELLKYTNEGINEISGSLGYDNASKFSEAFKKVIGVNPSVYRKNVKMEQ; translated from the coding sequence ATGAATTCAATAAACAGAGATAAGCAATTATATGCTGGTGAAGTAGATGTTATAAGAAGAGGCGATGATTGCACGATTTATAGGATTAATAATTCTTATGGAAATGCTATTATAACAAGATATTCTGTATTTCCTGGTATTGAATTAATCCATAATGATGTTAATACACAATGGATAAGCGTAGATGAGGAACAACCAAAAAATATTTTTCAAATTAATTATTGCAAGGAAGGCATAGTTGAATGTAAGACCATAAAAGAAGGATATCTTTATATTTCAAAAGGAAATCTTGTCATAAACCAAAAATATAACATAAAAAATGATTACAAATTTCCTTTAAAACATTTTTATGGAATTACTGTGAATGTAAATCTTGATGAAGCGCCTAAATGTTTGTCTTGTATTTTGGAAGAAGTTTCAGTTAATTTATTAGAATTAAAAAATAAATTTTGTAAAAACGATAAGAGGTTTTTAGTGATAAAAGAAGATGAGAGCATTGAGCATATTTTTTTAGAACTATACTCGGTTTCTGAAAAAATAAGAAAAGGTTATCATAAAGTAAAAATTTTAGAATTGTTTCTTTTTCTAAATAGTTTTGGACAGAAAAAATTAAAAGAGAGTAAGAATTATTATTCGAAAAGATATATTGATGTTATAAAAGAAATAAAGGAACATCTAACAATTCACCTTTCAGAAAAAATAACTTTAGATGAATTGTCAGTGCGGTTTAAAATTCCCCTTACAACAATGAAGTTTGTATTTAAAGAAATATATGGAGACAGCATTTATTCTTTTATAAAATCATATAAAATGCAGAAGGCAGCAGAACTTTTAAAATATACTAATGAAGGCATTAATGAGATTTCAGGAAGTCTTGGATATGATAATGCAAGTAAATTTTCGGAAGCATTTAAAAAGGTTATAGGAGTAAATCCAAGTGTATATCGAAAAAATGTGAAAATGGAACAGTGA
- a CDS encoding methyl-accepting chemotaxis protein, with product MTNEYGIKSKVAVKSKLINSIFIAAILIMSVSIFIYFISFYQKIIMNISVTVLLSVSIGVAIIEFKKARGLKILNNVIIEMKKENFLEIKEKYLKDETEVGQISRALNDIILTNSNILQQVKRGSKDIDAQAIGLTYISEDMLDLTSNIAKSTEIVTHATRNQRRNVSSIVEKLFQFGEYVNGVSDSTICIDNLANGIDKKCENTNQELKELSEVIENLNNNFSNFTKFLNMMMDDIKSVNEMTDIINNISEQTNLLALNAAIEAARAGEAGKGFSVVAVEIRKLAEMSKNSSNKIYHMVDNILKNILIINKRISVIDTDIIKQNLAVDKTINVFNDISKEIDIIIPKAHEIVEAFNNINAQKENILTGMEEISSMSQEIILTTEEISDTAKELNSMGDEVTGTASNLKKSINNIEKIEVI from the coding sequence ATGACTAATGAATATGGTATTAAATCGAAAGTTGCTGTAAAAAGCAAATTAATAAACAGCATATTTATTGCTGCAATTTTAATAATGAGTGTTTCAATTTTTATTTATTTCATTTCTTTTTACCAAAAGATAATAATGAATATAAGTGTAACAGTTTTATTGTCAGTTAGTATTGGAGTTGCTATTATTGAATTTAAAAAAGCGAGAGGTTTGAAAATATTAAATAATGTTATTATAGAAATGAAAAAAGAAAATTTTTTAGAGATAAAAGAAAAGTATTTGAAAGATGAAACAGAAGTTGGACAAATAAGTAGGGCATTAAATGATATAATACTTACAAATAGTAATATATTACAACAAGTCAAGAGAGGTTCAAAAGATATAGATGCTCAAGCAATAGGATTAACATATATTTCAGAAGATATGTTAGATCTAACTTCCAATATAGCTAAATCTACAGAAATTGTTACACATGCAACTAGAAATCAAAGGAGAAATGTATCCAGTATTGTAGAAAAATTATTTCAATTTGGAGAGTATGTAAATGGAGTAAGTGATAGTACTATATGTATTGATAACTTAGCTAATGGTATCGATAAAAAATGTGAAAATACAAATCAAGAATTAAAAGAATTATCTGAAGTTATTGAAAATCTTAATAATAATTTTAGTAATTTTACAAAATTTTTAAATATGATGATGGATGATATAAAAAGTGTAAATGAAATGACAGATATAATAAATAATATTTCTGAGCAAACAAATTTATTAGCATTAAATGCTGCAATTGAAGCAGCAAGAGCAGGAGAGGCAGGAAAGGGGTTTAGTGTAGTTGCTGTTGAAATAAGAAAACTGGCAGAAATGAGTAAAAATTCTTCGAATAAAATATATCATATGGTTGATAACATATTAAAAAATATTTTAATAATAAATAAAAGAATATCAGTAATTGATACTGACATAATTAAACAAAATCTTGCTGTTGATAAAACTATAAATGTATTTAATGATATATCAAAAGAAATTGATATTATAATACCAAAGGCACATGAAATAGTAGAAGCCTTTAACAATATAAATGCTCAAAAAGAAAATATATTAACAGGAATGGAAGAAATATCGTCAATGTCACAGGAAATAATATTAACTACAGAAGAAATTTCAGATACAGCAAAGGAATTAAATTCAATGGGAGATGAAGTAACAGGTACAGCAAGTAATTTAAAAAAATCAATAAACAATATTGAAAAGATTGAAGTTATTTAA
- a CDS encoding TetR/AcrR family transcriptional regulator, with the protein MGRAYTLEEKKQIKENLKKFAKEIFKEKGVKKARIEEITKAVGISLGGFYTFYKNKEELFLDIINDIEKEMFKKVIQEAKTTEDSIEEYFRKVTYIMCEKMNKNKIFIDKDSDVLKIINNSSEEDKKRALEEDLFVIERIKSIWRERGCNIDTPAEKLLGVFRCITTIRSNSDMIGENVIDELTVHIIDKFVEVYITENR; encoded by the coding sequence ATGGGCAGGGCATATACTTTAGAGGAAAAGAAACAAATAAAAGAAAATTTAAAAAAATTTGCAAAAGAAATATTTAAAGAAAAAGGTGTTAAAAAAGCTAGAATTGAAGAAATAACTAAAGCAGTAGGAATATCTTTAGGTGGTTTTTATACTTTTTATAAAAATAAAGAAGAATTATTTTTAGATATTATAAATGATATAGAAAAAGAAATGTTTAAAAAGGTTATACAAGAGGCAAAAACTACTGAGGATAGTATTGAAGAATACTTCAGAAAAGTTACCTATATAATGTGTGAAAAAATGAATAAAAATAAAATTTTTATAGATAAAGATAGTGATGTGCTTAAGATTATTAATAATTCAAGTGAAGAAGATAAAAAAAGAGCTCTGGAAGAGGATTTATTTGTAATAGAAAGAATAAAGTCTATTTGGAGAGAAAGAGGTTGTAATATAGATACTCCAGCTGAAAAATTGTTAGGTGTATTTAGATGTATAACCACTATTAGATCTAATTCTGATATGATAGGCGAAAATGTTATTGATGAACTTACAGTGCATATTATAGATAAATTTGTAGAGGTATATATCACTGAAAATAGGTAA
- a CDS encoding heavy metal translocating P-type ATPase — MKKAAEKLEQLLEKGGIPKDIILLSVSGIALITSIFNLFTFNMVWIAIILCGIPIIMEAVIGLITDFDIKADVLVSIALIASVCIGQDFAAGEVAFIMKLGALLEDLTVSRARAGIEKLIHLTPHTARVLVGKKEEIIPSEKVKVNNIIRVFPGETIPVDGVIISGQTSVNQAVMTGESLPVDKTIGDDVFSGTVNQFGAFEMKATKVGEDSSIQRMIHLVQSADAGKAKIVGIADRWATWIVVIALTAAVLTWFISGEIIRAVTILVVFCPCALVLATPTAIMAAIGNVTKHGFLVREGDALERLASVSKIAFDKTGTLTYGTPQVSEIKSIIPDISVNELYYYAAAAESLSEHPLGKAVVRCYKQKFSDPIPMAEHFRMIPGRGVTSRVNGKEILAGNSVLMEESNVSISHLVISEVEEFLKQGCTVIYIAIDKALTGFLALSDTIRLESAKMIDSLSALGVQPVLLTGDHENAANAIANQLCIEEVHAHCLPEDKLNCISEYQKRKQEICMIGDGINDAPALKMANVGIAMAGVGSDIAVDAADIALVDDEVKELPHLLALSKRMMFTIKCNLAFSMILNFIAIILAITGILNPVVGALVHNLGSVFVIINSSLLLKWRR, encoded by the coding sequence ATGAAAAAAGCAGCGGAAAAATTAGAGCAGTTATTGGAAAAAGGAGGTATACCAAAAGATATCATCCTATTAAGTGTTTCTGGTATTGCTTTGATTACAAGTATTTTTAATTTGTTTACTTTCAATATGGTATGGATAGCAATTATTCTTTGTGGAATTCCTATAATAATGGAAGCAGTTATTGGATTAATTACGGATTTTGATATCAAAGCGGATGTACTTGTATCCATTGCGCTGATTGCTTCTGTGTGTATAGGACAGGATTTTGCAGCGGGTGAAGTAGCTTTCATTATGAAGCTCGGTGCACTTCTGGAAGATTTAACTGTTTCCAGAGCACGGGCAGGTATTGAAAAACTTATTCATCTTACACCACATACAGCAAGAGTTTTAGTTGGTAAGAAAGAAGAAATTATTCCTTCTGAAAAAGTTAAAGTAAATAATATCATTCGGGTATTTCCTGGTGAAACAATTCCTGTGGATGGAGTTATAATATCTGGTCAGACTTCAGTGAATCAAGCAGTTATGACAGGTGAATCACTTCCGGTAGATAAAACCATAGGTGATGATGTTTTTAGTGGTACTGTAAATCAATTTGGTGCTTTTGAAATGAAGGCCACGAAAGTTGGAGAAGACAGCTCTATTCAGCGTATGATTCATCTCGTACAGTCTGCAGATGCAGGAAAAGCAAAAATTGTGGGTATTGCTGATAGGTGGGCAACGTGGATTGTTGTAATAGCTTTAACGGCGGCAGTATTAACATGGTTTATATCAGGAGAGATTATACGTGCTGTTACGATTTTGGTTGTGTTTTGCCCTTGTGCACTGGTTCTTGCAACTCCTACTGCAATCATGGCAGCTATTGGTAATGTAACCAAGCATGGCTTCCTTGTTCGAGAAGGGGATGCTTTAGAGAGACTTGCCTCAGTATCAAAAATTGCTTTTGATAAAACAGGAACACTTACATACGGTACTCCTCAAGTATCAGAAATTAAGTCAATTATTCCAGATATTTCTGTTAACGAATTATATTATTATGCAGCAGCTGCAGAGTCGCTTTCGGAGCATCCCTTGGGAAAAGCAGTAGTAAGATGCTACAAGCAGAAATTTTCAGATCCAATCCCTATGGCAGAACATTTTAGAATGATTCCAGGACGAGGTGTTACATCAAGAGTAAATGGTAAGGAAATACTTGCTGGAAATTCAGTTCTTATGGAGGAAAGTAATGTATCAATTTCACATCTAGTTATTTCAGAAGTAGAAGAATTCTTAAAACAAGGATGTACGGTTATTTATATTGCTATTGATAAAGCACTTACTGGTTTCTTGGCATTATCTGATACTATTCGTTTGGAAAGTGCAAAGATGATTGATTCTTTATCCGCGCTTGGTGTTCAACCTGTTTTACTAACTGGAGATCATGAGAATGCTGCAAATGCTATTGCAAATCAACTTTGTATTGAAGAGGTACATGCCCATTGCTTACCGGAAGATAAACTCAATTGTATTTCAGAATATCAGAAAAGAAAACAGGAAATATGTATGATTGGAGATGGAATCAATGATGCACCTGCTTTGAAAATGGCAAACGTTGGAATTGCAATGGCTGGAGTGGGCAGTGATATTGCAGTAGATGCGGCAGATATTGCATTGGTGGATGATGAGGTTAAAGAGCTTCCACACTTGTTAGCTCTGTCAAAGAGAATGATGTTTACTATAAAGTGTAATCTTGCTTTTTCAATGATACTAAATTTTATTGCTATTATACTTGCTATTACAGGCATATTAAATCCTGTTGTTGGAGCTTTAGTGCATAATTTAGGTTCTGTGTTTGTTATTATTAACTCGTCATTATTATTGAAATGGAGAAGATAG
- a CDS encoding heavy metal translocating P-type ATPase, which yields MKYKIIHDMPGRIRVRCGQFAFSLEESYKIDYALSRNGYVEEVNSCHITGSILIYYKESSKMRVLELVSKLNLNDLPSISDKNIDNSKEIDITFRSKLLNMVGKRFFIKFFIPMSIGKFLLFYRSIRFVKKGFKSLFNMKINVDVLDAASIGAAMIQKEYSTAGSIMFLLSVSDLLEEYTRKKTKNVLTKSLAVNVDSVWLAKDDEEVIVPISNIQIGDKIRINTGHMIPVDGSVYNGIAMVNEASMTGEPLAIEKKAEDTVYAGTVVEEGSVIIEVKKLSSESRISKIIEMVDKSENLKASIQSEAEKLADNIVPFTFLGALATYAITRNITKTLAILLVDYSCAIKLSTPISVISAMREASTHKVIVKGGKYLEIIGQADTIIFDKTGTLTVASPTVAKVIPFKGFERNYVLKTAACLEEHFPHSVAKAIVKKAAEENLNHKEEHAEVQYVVAHGIASCINDEKALVGSYHFVFEDEGVILSDEQKTIIDVEGNGYSIIYLAVGGQAAGFICINDPVREDAKRVIEELKNLGIDQVMMITGDGEKTARIVAESLEIDNYYSQVLPEDKAKIIEELREKGHKVIMVGDGINDSPALAAADVSIAMKDASDVAKEVADVTLISSDLEKIITMRVLSKKLLKKINNNYSFIVLFNTSLLLLGLGEYIKPTTSALLHNLSTMVISAVSMRPCLKS from the coding sequence ATGAAGTATAAGATAATTCATGATATGCCAGGAAGAATAAGGGTAAGATGTGGTCAATTTGCATTTTCTTTGGAAGAAAGTTATAAAATTGATTATGCATTAAGTAGAAATGGATATGTTGAAGAAGTCAATTCATGTCATATAACAGGAAGTATTTTAATTTACTACAAAGAAAGCTCCAAAATGAGAGTTCTAGAATTAGTTTCTAAGTTAAATTTAAACGATTTACCATCTATTAGTGATAAGAATATAGATAATTCAAAGGAAATTGATATTACTTTTAGAAGCAAGTTACTAAATATGGTAGGCAAAAGGTTTTTTATAAAGTTCTTTATACCAATGAGTATAGGTAAATTTTTATTATTTTACAGATCAATTAGATTCGTAAAAAAAGGATTTAAAAGTTTGTTTAATATGAAAATAAATGTTGATGTTTTAGATGCTGCATCCATTGGGGCTGCAATGATACAGAAAGAATATTCAACAGCTGGATCAATAATGTTCTTGCTCAGTGTATCGGACTTGTTAGAGGAATATACCAGAAAGAAAACTAAAAATGTTCTTACAAAAAGCTTGGCAGTAAATGTTGATAGTGTATGGTTAGCTAAGGATGATGAGGAAGTAATAGTTCCTATTTCTAATATTCAAATAGGAGATAAAATAAGGATTAATACTGGACACATGATTCCAGTAGATGGATCAGTTTATAATGGTATTGCAATGGTTAATGAAGCATCAATGACAGGAGAACCTTTAGCAATTGAAAAGAAGGCAGAGGATACAGTTTATGCGGGAACTGTTGTAGAAGAAGGTTCAGTAATAATTGAAGTGAAAAAACTAAGTTCTGAGAGTAGAATAAGCAAGATTATTGAAATGGTTGATAAATCTGAAAATCTTAAAGCTAGTATTCAAAGTGAAGCAGAAAAGTTAGCTGATAACATAGTACCATTTACTTTTCTTGGGGCATTAGCTACATATGCAATTACAAGGAATATAACAAAAACCTTAGCTATACTGTTGGTTGACTATTCTTGTGCAATAAAATTATCTACACCTATATCAGTAATTTCAGCTATGAGGGAAGCATCAACTCATAAAGTGATTGTTAAAGGTGGAAAATATTTAGAAATAATAGGGCAAGCAGACACAATTATATTTGATAAAACAGGAACTTTAACAGTTGCGAGTCCTACTGTAGCTAAGGTGATTCCTTTCAAAGGTTTTGAAAGAAACTATGTTTTAAAAACAGCAGCATGTTTGGAAGAGCATTTTCCTCACAGCGTTGCAAAAGCAATTGTAAAAAAGGCAGCAGAAGAAAATTTGAATCATAAGGAAGAGCATGCCGAAGTACAATATGTTGTCGCTCATGGAATTGCTTCATGCATAAATGATGAAAAGGCTTTGGTTGGGAGTTATCATTTTGTATTTGAAGATGAAGGAGTAATTTTATCAGATGAACAGAAAACTATTATAGATGTGGAAGGCAATGGATATTCTATCATATATTTAGCAGTGGGAGGACAAGCAGCTGGCTTTATTTGCATAAATGATCCTGTAAGAGAAGATGCAAAGAGGGTTATAGAAGAACTAAAGAATTTAGGCATTGATCAAGTAATGATGATAACTGGTGATGGAGAAAAGACTGCAAGAATAGTGGCAGAAAGTTTAGAAATAGATAATTATTATTCGCAAGTACTTCCAGAAGATAAAGCAAAGATAATAGAAGAATTAAGGGAAAAAGGACATAAGGTTATTATGGTTGGCGATGGTATAAATGATTCTCCAGCTCTTGCAGCAGCTGATGTTTCAATAGCTATGAAGGATGCTTCAGATGTGGCTAAGGAAGTTGCAGATGTAACATTGATATCATCAGATTTGGAAAAGATTATAACTATGCGTGTTTTAAGTAAAAAATTATTGAAAAAGATAAATAATAATTATAGTTTTATAGTGCTATTTAATACATCTTTGCTCTTGCTTGGATTGGGTGAGTATATTAAACCAACTACTTCAGCATTACTGCACAATCTTTCAACTATGGTCATAAGTGCAGTTAGCATGAGGCCTTGTTTAAAAAGCTAA